One Microbacterium trichothecenolyticum DNA window includes the following coding sequences:
- a CDS encoding DUF1684 domain-containing protein: MTSVAARTALDIVDWRRRVFALYDAVREADDPEEAHELWRIERDALFAAHPATPLLPEQREAFVGLPIAPYDAAWRFEVPLLDADEASFVATTGTDGEVGFDRVGRVELPDTGSLDVWRLTSYGGGLFVPVRDAAAGSPGGTYGGGRYLLDTVKGADLGRGATPDTLVIDFNFAYNPSCAYDPMWACPLAPNGNVLPVTVPVGELYGA, from the coding sequence ATGACCTCCGTCGCAGCCCGCACCGCTCTCGACATCGTCGACTGGCGTCGCCGCGTCTTCGCCCTGTACGACGCCGTGCGCGAAGCCGACGATCCCGAAGAGGCGCACGAGCTGTGGCGCATCGAGCGCGACGCCCTGTTCGCCGCCCACCCCGCCACTCCCCTGCTCCCCGAACAGCGCGAGGCGTTCGTCGGGCTGCCGATCGCCCCCTACGACGCCGCGTGGCGTTTCGAAGTGCCGCTGCTGGACGCCGACGAGGCGTCGTTCGTGGCGACGACCGGCACCGACGGCGAGGTCGGCTTCGACCGTGTCGGCCGGGTCGAGCTGCCCGACACCGGTTCACTCGACGTCTGGCGGCTGACCTCCTATGGTGGTGGCCTGTTCGTTCCCGTGCGCGATGCCGCCGCCGGGAGCCCCGGGGGAACGTACGGCGGTGGCCGCTATCTGCTCGACACTGTCAAGGGGGCGGATCTCGGGCGCGGCGCCACCCCCGACACGCTCGTGATCGACTTCAACTTCGCCTACAACCCCTCGTGCGCGTACGACCCCATGTGGGCGTGCCCGCTGGCTCCGAACGGAAACGTGCTGCCCGTCACGGTCCCGGTCGGCGAACTGTACGGGGCCTGA
- a CDS encoding SseB family protein, which translates to MALFSRRKKSDSDDASADRPDSTIEPGEQPVDPAGPSDADPSDVPSGATADGDTADGDTAGGATAGGAATAGATEATPTVGISMSSFRGVGAAPEAPSAPPVAARPSARQPGPMEAPTAPETVPGLRDNALLGKALAEITGQAEPAQLLNVARQLLQGHVFLRVKGDARALLAEGKDLPLAVANRGDEQLVLAYSGGMALRASVEADGDHDTSAMGQPVMALLRHVLAGPYAGIVLDPASGDNRAVLPKALLERMVAEADPELRVKTALCETRDDSTASTIVDAIVAEVPLWIAVNQTAEGGPVGVAESRSAAGERYLEVFTHPLELLALGRGDQPLPIKPLQLAKALAGDAGLTGLLVDPAGPWIRLTREELAPVIALANDEAAPTS; encoded by the coding sequence ATGGCTCTCTTCTCACGCCGCAAGAAGTCCGATTCCGACGACGCATCGGCTGACCGGCCCGACTCCACGATCGAACCGGGTGAGCAGCCCGTCGACCCCGCCGGCCCCAGCGACGCCGACCCGAGCGACGTCCCTTCCGGCGCCACCGCAGACGGGGACACCGCAGACGGGGACACCGCGGGCGGCGCGACCGCGGGCGGTGCCGCCACTGCGGGTGCCACCGAGGCGACCCCCACGGTTGGTATCTCGATGTCGTCGTTCCGCGGTGTCGGTGCCGCGCCCGAAGCCCCCTCGGCGCCCCCGGTCGCGGCGCGACCGTCTGCTCGCCAGCCCGGACCGATGGAAGCCCCGACCGCACCCGAAACGGTGCCGGGGCTGCGCGACAACGCGCTGCTCGGCAAGGCTCTCGCGGAGATCACCGGCCAAGCAGAACCCGCGCAGCTGCTGAACGTCGCGCGTCAATTGCTGCAGGGACACGTCTTCTTGCGCGTGAAGGGCGACGCCCGGGCCTTGCTCGCGGAGGGCAAAGACCTGCCGCTCGCCGTGGCCAATCGTGGTGACGAGCAGCTCGTGCTCGCCTACAGCGGTGGCATGGCGCTGCGCGCCAGCGTCGAAGCCGACGGCGACCACGACACCTCGGCGATGGGGCAGCCCGTCATGGCGTTGCTGCGTCACGTGCTCGCCGGTCCTTACGCCGGGATCGTGCTCGACCCCGCTTCGGGCGACAACCGCGCGGTGCTGCCGAAGGCCCTGCTCGAACGGATGGTCGCCGAAGCAGACCCTGAACTGCGCGTCAAGACGGCGCTGTGCGAGACGCGCGACGACTCCACGGCATCCACCATCGTCGACGCAATCGTGGCCGAGGTGCCGCTGTGGATCGCGGTCAACCAGACCGCCGAGGGCGGGCCCGTCGGAGTCGCCGAGTCGCGGTCGGCCGCCGGGGAACGCTATCTCGAGGTGTTCACGCACCCGCTCGAGCTGTTGGCGCTCGGCCGCGGCGATCAGCCCCTGCCGATCAAGCCGCTGCAGCTGGCGAAGGCCCTCGCCGGCGATGCCGGGCTCACCGGCCTGCTCGTCGACCCGGCCGGGCCGTGGATTCGACTGACGCGCGAAGAGCTGGCTCCGGTCATCGCCCTCGCGAACGACGAGGCCGCGCCGACGTCCTGA
- a CDS encoding ATP-dependent helicase: MTDASTPIIVGGPAPSDARPDADLLAGLNGPQREAVTYRGPALLIVAGAGSGKTSVLTRRIASLLRTREAYPSQILAITFTNKAAGEMRERVHQLIGQKADGMWISTFHSACVRILRREAEQFGFTKAFTIYDSGDSRALIKRLVKEHEGDSFGLTPAGTQSRISKLKNELADAESYARSANMSDPAERVFVEIFSSYQRELQRANAFDFDDLIAQTVYLFRAFPQVADVYRKRFRHILVDEYQDTNHAQYALIHELTRPVGSDAEPFSSGGMMIFEAEPSGEQAASLTVVGDSDQSIYAFRGADIRNISEFERDYPGAKVVLLEQNYRSTQNILSAANAVIANNFDRKDKKLWTDVGAGDPIIGFTGYSQHDEAQFVADEIEALHKKGVDYSGIAVFYRTNSQSRALEEIFIRSAVPYKIMGGTKFYERAEIKDALAYLVAVANPADGMAVRRILNRPRRGIGDVTETAIARYAAEHGITFRDALANSAQIGVGPKLQKAIDQLDAVLTEATAVMLPASGELAPSSSVTEGLTLLLNKSGYFDALRASKDPQDEARLENLDELIAVTREFARNNPEGTVIDFLTEVTLVADADDLDDASGSVSLMTLHTAKGLEYDAVFLTGVEEDLLPHRISANEPGGPQEERRLFYVGITRARKRLHVSLAMTRAQFGEVTVAMPSRFLQEIPADLIDWRQSPGDVNGRGGSQSRALNARGRRPGQTGGGNRYGDDLVPLPKRAPADPSKFPNRIPAKVRDNGDMVLAAGDRIRHDDFGEGRVDAVTGEGAKRVAHVRFDTVGPEEAAGQDRADRQAVAPAPASAPWGVLSCAAAPFRGVWSRGRAVSGRIVSRSRRFGACCPAAAPFRGGFARLGRGIPRPKRRSVPQTPERVANAGACPKRRSVSRTPERAPSAGARPKRRSVPQTPERVANAGACRERLGQARPRSHLAGHRRG, translated from the coding sequence ATGACCGACGCCTCCACGCCCATCATCGTCGGCGGTCCCGCGCCGTCGGATGCCCGCCCCGACGCCGACCTCCTCGCCGGATTGAACGGTCCCCAGCGCGAGGCCGTGACCTATCGCGGCCCGGCGCTGCTCATCGTGGCGGGCGCGGGGTCGGGAAAGACCAGCGTGCTGACGCGACGCATCGCCTCGCTGCTGCGCACGCGAGAGGCGTACCCGAGCCAGATCCTGGCCATCACCTTCACCAACAAGGCCGCGGGCGAGATGCGCGAGCGCGTCCACCAGCTCATCGGGCAGAAGGCCGACGGCATGTGGATCTCCACGTTCCACTCCGCGTGCGTGCGCATCCTGCGCCGAGAGGCCGAGCAGTTCGGATTCACCAAGGCGTTCACCATTTACGACTCCGGCGACTCGCGGGCGCTGATCAAGCGTCTGGTCAAGGAGCACGAGGGCGACTCCTTCGGCCTCACCCCCGCGGGCACGCAGAGCCGCATCTCGAAGCTCAAGAACGAGCTCGCCGATGCCGAGTCCTACGCCCGGTCGGCCAACATGAGCGACCCCGCCGAGCGCGTCTTCGTCGAGATCTTCTCATCGTACCAGCGTGAACTGCAGCGCGCGAACGCCTTCGACTTCGACGACCTCATCGCGCAGACCGTTTACCTGTTCCGCGCGTTCCCGCAGGTGGCCGACGTCTACCGCAAGCGCTTCCGACACATCCTCGTCGACGAGTACCAGGACACCAACCACGCCCAGTACGCGCTCATCCACGAGCTGACGCGGCCCGTCGGCTCCGACGCCGAGCCGTTCTCCTCCGGCGGCATGATGATCTTCGAAGCCGAGCCCAGCGGCGAGCAAGCGGCATCCCTCACCGTCGTCGGCGACTCGGACCAGTCGATCTACGCGTTTCGCGGTGCCGACATCCGCAACATCAGCGAGTTCGAGCGCGACTACCCGGGTGCGAAGGTCGTGCTGCTCGAGCAGAACTACCGCTCCACGCAGAACATCCTCTCGGCGGCGAACGCGGTCATCGCGAACAACTTCGACCGCAAGGACAAGAAGCTGTGGACCGACGTCGGAGCGGGGGACCCGATCATCGGCTTCACCGGCTACTCGCAGCACGACGAGGCCCAGTTCGTCGCCGACGAAATCGAGGCGCTGCACAAGAAGGGCGTCGACTACTCCGGCATCGCGGTGTTCTACCGCACCAATTCGCAGTCGCGTGCGCTGGAAGAGATCTTCATCCGCTCGGCCGTGCCCTACAAGATCATGGGCGGCACGAAGTTCTACGAGCGCGCCGAGATCAAGGACGCCCTCGCGTACCTCGTCGCCGTCGCCAACCCCGCCGACGGCATGGCGGTGCGCCGCATCCTCAATCGTCCGCGCCGTGGCATCGGCGACGTCACCGAGACGGCGATCGCCCGTTACGCCGCCGAGCACGGCATCACCTTCCGTGACGCCCTGGCCAACTCCGCGCAGATCGGCGTCGGACCGAAGCTGCAGAAGGCCATCGATCAGCTCGACGCGGTGCTGACCGAAGCTACAGCGGTCATGCTCCCGGCATCCGGAGAGCTCGCCCCCTCGAGCTCGGTCACCGAGGGGCTCACGCTGCTGCTCAACAAGAGCGGCTACTTCGACGCCCTGCGCGCCAGCAAAGACCCGCAAGACGAGGCGCGCCTCGAGAACCTCGACGAGCTCATCGCGGTCACCCGCGAGTTCGCCCGTAACAACCCCGAGGGCACGGTCATCGACTTCCTCACCGAGGTGACACTCGTGGCGGATGCCGACGACCTCGACGATGCGTCGGGCTCGGTGTCGCTCATGACCCTGCACACCGCGAAGGGCCTCGAATACGACGCCGTGTTCCTCACCGGGGTCGAGGAAGATCTGCTGCCGCATCGTATCTCGGCGAACGAGCCGGGCGGTCCGCAAGAGGAACGGCGACTCTTCTACGTCGGCATCACACGCGCGCGCAAGCGCCTGCACGTCTCGCTCGCGATGACCCGCGCGCAATTCGGCGAGGTGACCGTGGCCATGCCCAGTCGCTTCCTGCAGGAGATTCCCGCCGATCTCATCGACTGGCGCCAATCGCCGGGTGACGTCAACGGTCGGGGCGGCTCGCAGTCCCGCGCGCTCAACGCGCGTGGCCGGCGCCCCGGGCAGACCGGTGGCGGCAACCGCTACGGCGACGACCTCGTGCCGCTGCCCAAGCGCGCGCCGGCCGACCCGAGCAAGTTCCCCAACCGCATCCCGGCGAAGGTGCGCGACAACGGCGACATGGTCCTGGCCGCGGGCGATCGCATCCGGCACGACGACTTCGGCGAAGGCCGCGTGGACGCCGTCACGGGCGAGGGTGCGAAACGTGTCGCGCACGTGCGGTTCGACACGGTGGGGCCCGAAGAAGCTGCTGGTCAAGATCGCGCCGATCGCCAAGCTGTAGCGCCGGCTCCTGCCTCTGCGCCGTGGGGCGTGTTGTCCTGCGCGGCCGCGCCGTTTCGGGGTGTGTGGTCTCGCGGTCGCGCCGTTTCGGGGCGTATTGTTTCGCGGTCGCGCCGTTTCGGGGCGTGCTGCCCCGCTGCCGCTCCGTTTCGGGGCGGGTTTGCGCGTTTGGGGCGCGGCATACCGCGCCCCAAACGCCGGAGCGTGCCCCAAACGCCGGAGCGTGTCGCGAACGCCGGAGCGTGCCCCAAGCGCCGGAGCGTGTCGCGAACGCCGGAGCGTGCCCCAAGCGCCGGAGCGCGCCCCAAACGCCGGAGCGTGCCCCAAACGCCGGAGCGTGTCGCGAACGCCGGAGCGTGTCGCGAACGCCTGGGGCAAGCCCGACCCCGCTCCCACCTCGCCGGGCACCGGCGCGGATAG
- a CDS encoding general stress protein, which translates to MTDITRATPERRTLSSFSDYTGAQAAVDRLSDAGFPVEHTAIVGHDVRIVEQVTGRMTRGRAAGLGAASGAWFGLMIGVLVGLLAPGGFLGLLLWGLVLGAVWGAVFGFAGHAMTGGRRDFSSVQGFEAERWDVTVDAEHLSRAQSLLSSGAAGEARA; encoded by the coding sequence ATGACCGACATCACCCGCGCCACCCCCGAACGCCGCACGCTGTCGAGCTTCAGCGACTACACCGGAGCGCAGGCGGCGGTCGACCGCCTGTCCGACGCGGGCTTCCCCGTGGAGCACACGGCCATCGTGGGCCACGACGTACGCATCGTGGAGCAGGTCACCGGACGGATGACCCGCGGCCGCGCCGCCGGTCTCGGCGCCGCCTCCGGCGCCTGGTTCGGTCTCATGATCGGGGTGCTCGTGGGGCTGCTGGCCCCGGGCGGTTTCCTCGGGCTGCTGCTGTGGGGCCTCGTGCTCGGCGCGGTCTGGGGCGCGGTGTTCGGGTTCGCCGGCCACGCGATGACCGGCGGACGCCGTGACTTCTCGTCGGTGCAGGGCTTCGAGGCCGAGCGGTGGGACGTGACCGTGGATGCCGAGCACCTCTCGCGTGCCCAGTCGCTGCTGTCGTCGGGGGCGGCGGGCGAAGCGCGGGCCTAG
- a CDS encoding YccF domain-containing protein, which produces MRLILNVLWLVLSGFWLFLGYLAAGIVLCILIVTIPWGIASFRIGLYALWPFGREIVAKPTAGVGSFLGNVVWVILAGWWLALEHIVTGILLCVTIIGIPLGIANFKLVPVSLMPLGKEVVDIRRGGPFDRGLRA; this is translated from the coding sequence ATGCGCCTGATCCTGAACGTCCTGTGGCTCGTCCTGTCGGGCTTCTGGCTCTTCCTGGGCTACCTCGCCGCGGGAATCGTCCTGTGCATCCTCATCGTGACGATCCCCTGGGGCATCGCGTCGTTCCGCATCGGCCTGTACGCCCTGTGGCCCTTCGGCCGGGAGATCGTGGCGAAGCCGACCGCGGGCGTCGGATCGTTCCTCGGCAACGTCGTCTGGGTCATCCTCGCGGGGTGGTGGCTGGCCCTGGAGCACATCGTCACCGGCATCCTGCTGTGCGTGACGATCATCGGCATCCCTCTCGGCATCGCCAACTTCAAGCTCGTGCCGGTCTCGCTCATGCCGTTGGGCAAGGAGGTCGTCGACATCCGTCGCGGCGGACCGTTCGACCGCGGTCTGCGGGCCTGA
- a CDS encoding DMT family transporter, whose product MLPALAILAAALCFSTTGTAQALAGVDASPLAVGAARIVIGGGILGLLALVRRRPTPAPTGSRLSTAALIAIGAVGVLAYQPLFFLGTRENGVAIGTVVALGSAPIATGIVDAVRSRRLPSPRWMLATAIALAGVVLVSGVTGGAVALAPAGLLASAGAGMSYALYTVCGKALIERGWDSTRVMGTVFGVAAVVSLPVLLVAGASWLGTPNGLALALWLGLVTTTVAYLLFGWGLARLSAVTVSTLTLAEPLAATLLGLLVLREQLTPVSALGLALIAVGLAVVSAPSRRRQEVPDATAPA is encoded by the coding sequence ATGCTCCCCGCCCTCGCGATCCTCGCCGCGGCTCTGTGCTTCTCGACGACCGGGACCGCGCAGGCGCTCGCCGGCGTCGACGCCTCGCCCCTCGCGGTCGGAGCGGCGCGCATCGTCATCGGCGGCGGCATCCTGGGTCTGCTCGCGCTGGTGCGGCGTCGCCCGACGCCCGCGCCCACGGGCTCGCGACTGTCGACCGCCGCGCTGATCGCGATCGGCGCCGTCGGCGTCCTCGCCTACCAACCGCTGTTCTTCCTCGGCACGCGCGAGAACGGCGTCGCGATCGGCACCGTCGTCGCCCTCGGCTCCGCCCCGATCGCGACGGGGATCGTGGATGCCGTGCGCTCGCGCCGCCTCCCCTCCCCCCGCTGGATGCTCGCCACCGCGATCGCCCTCGCCGGCGTCGTCCTCGTCTCGGGGGTGACCGGCGGTGCGGTCGCTCTCGCGCCGGCCGGCCTGCTCGCCTCCGCCGGAGCCGGGATGTCGTACGCCCTCTATACCGTGTGCGGGAAGGCGCTGATCGAGAGGGGGTGGGACTCCACGCGCGTCATGGGCACGGTGTTCGGCGTGGCGGCCGTCGTGAGCCTGCCCGTGCTGCTCGTCGCCGGCGCCTCCTGGCTCGGAACCCCGAACGGTCTGGCGCTGGCGCTGTGGCTCGGACTCGTGACGACCACGGTGGCCTACCTGCTCTTCGGGTGGGGTCTTGCGCGCCTGTCCGCGGTGACGGTGTCGACCCTGACCCTCGCCGAGCCCCTCGCCGCGACCCTGCTCGGGCTCCTCGTGCTGCGCGAGCAGCTCACGCCGGTGAGTGCGCTCGGACTCGCGCTCATCGCGGTGGGCCTCGCCGTCGTGTCCGCCCCCTCGCGTCGACGTCAGGAGGTTCCGGATGCCACGGCCCCCGCGTGA
- a CDS encoding GntR family transcriptional regulator, with translation MPRPPRDSIPGVAKGDAASDVAPTRTNAAGGASPAAPGADGRHSALAAPGPRAADLVADAVRAGILSGELAPGTPLREEELSATHGVSRHTARTALTRLAAERLVTAEPYRGVRVSLLDDDALIALQQLRCALETEAVRIARDRGIHPADVDDALEALAAAEASEEWPATLAAHARVHLALVDAAGSPRIAQEYRRLDSEMHLLLTHVRPAYAPGALTAEHRAYVAEAWADPERAVRAHLEHSTRAIIDGRYRD, from the coding sequence ATGCCACGGCCCCCGCGTGACAGCATCCCCGGGGTCGCGAAGGGCGACGCCGCATCCGACGTCGCCCCCACGCGAACGAACGCGGCGGGTGGCGCCTCCCCCGCCGCCCCCGGCGCGGACGGGCGGCACTCCGCCCTCGCCGCACCGGGCCCGCGCGCGGCCGACCTCGTCGCGGACGCGGTGCGCGCCGGTATCCTCTCCGGCGAGCTCGCACCGGGTACACCGCTGCGCGAGGAGGAGCTGAGTGCGACGCACGGCGTCTCGCGCCACACAGCTCGCACCGCGCTGACGCGCCTGGCCGCGGAACGCCTCGTCACCGCCGAGCCCTACCGCGGCGTGCGCGTGTCCCTGCTCGACGACGACGCGCTCATCGCCCTGCAGCAGCTGCGATGCGCGCTCGAGACCGAAGCGGTCCGGATCGCGCGGGATCGCGGCATCCATCCCGCCGACGTCGACGATGCCCTCGAAGCCCTCGCCGCCGCCGAGGCATCCGAAGAGTGGCCCGCCACCCTCGCGGCGCACGCGCGAGTGCACCTCGCGCTCGTCGATGCCGCGGGAAGCCCCCGCATCGCGCAGGAGTACCGGCGCCTCGACTCGGAGATGCACCTGCTGCTGACGCACGTGCGCCCGGCCTACGCGCCCGGAGCGCTGACGGCGGAGCACCGCGCTTACGTCGCCGAGGCGTGGGCGGATCCGGAGCGCGCGGTGCGCGCACATCTCGAGCACTCCACGCGGGCGATCATCGACGGGCGATACCGCGACTGA
- a CDS encoding RES family NAD+ phosphorylase — MPSPRLANFPASAYRVGRAAGAIHFSEIDALDAELADVGNRFDVVGGGVMYCSSTRVGAFKEVLAHFRPAASSSAFAASTSEHLMAVGSVPASWRHARAVVEFSLQSPLPFLDVERDETLTLLTSALGEDLERLGIATLDSSNVRGPNRLLTRAIARWAYTQVDDNDEALYSGIRYSSRFQSHECWAVFAGVEIGSMSTTPIAHSDRDLETVSRAFGITVH; from the coding sequence ATGCCCAGCCCACGGCTCGCCAATTTCCCGGCCTCCGCGTACCGGGTGGGCAGAGCAGCGGGTGCGATCCACTTCAGCGAGATCGATGCGCTTGACGCCGAGCTAGCGGACGTCGGCAACAGGTTCGATGTCGTCGGCGGCGGCGTCATGTACTGCTCGAGCACGCGAGTCGGTGCCTTCAAGGAGGTGTTGGCGCACTTTCGACCGGCTGCGTCCAGCAGCGCATTCGCCGCGTCCACCTCGGAGCATCTCATGGCTGTAGGCAGCGTTCCCGCGAGCTGGCGACATGCCCGCGCTGTGGTGGAGTTTTCGCTGCAGAGCCCGCTGCCGTTTCTCGATGTCGAACGAGACGAGACACTGACCTTATTGACCTCTGCCCTCGGCGAGGATCTCGAGCGCCTGGGTATCGCAACGCTGGATTCGTCCAACGTGCGCGGGCCCAACAGGCTCCTCACTCGAGCGATCGCACGCTGGGCGTATACACAGGTCGACGACAACGACGAAGCCCTCTACTCCGGGATTCGCTACTCGTCTCGCTTCCAGAGTCACGAATGCTGGGCCGTCTTTGCCGGAGTCGAGATCGGGTCGATGTCAACGACCCCCATCGCGCACTCCGACCGCGATCTCGAGACCGTATCGAGGGCCTTCGGCATAACTGTCCACTGA
- a CDS encoding metalloregulator ArsR/SmtB family transcription factor — translation MSDAASDIFAALAHPTRRQILQDLKDGEMAAGEIAARFDASGPTISRHLGVLRQAGLIAERRDANRILYSLVGERLALSVGDFLSTVCPEQIVLREVRKRRGSVRGVEAVAEA, via the coding sequence ATGAGCGACGCAGCGTCCGACATCTTCGCGGCCCTGGCGCATCCGACCCGGCGGCAGATCCTCCAGGATCTGAAAGACGGCGAGATGGCCGCGGGCGAGATCGCGGCGCGCTTCGACGCCAGTGGACCGACGATCTCGCGACACCTCGGGGTCCTGCGTCAGGCAGGGCTGATCGCGGAGCGACGGGATGCCAATCGCATCCTGTACTCGCTGGTGGGGGAGCGCCTCGCGCTCTCGGTCGGCGACTTCCTGTCGACGGTCTGCCCGGAACAGATCGTGCTGCGCGAGGTGCGCAAGCGGCGGGGGTCGGTGCGCGGGGTCGAGGCGGTCGCGGAGGCCTGA
- a CDS encoding NAD-dependent epimerase/dehydratase family protein, whose translation MRVAITGGTGFVGRHLATRLDPAETVVVSRRTGVDIDDVDALTGAFRDCEASGPLRRDQP comes from the coding sequence ATGCGAGTGGCAATCACCGGCGGTACAGGGTTCGTGGGGCGTCACCTGGCAACCCGTCTCGACCCGGCCGAAACCGTCGTCGTCTCGCGTCGCACGGGCGTCGACATCGACGACGTCGACGCACTCACCGGGGCCTTCCGCGACTGCGAGGCAAGTGGCCCATTGCGCCGGGATCAACCGTGA
- a CDS encoding SDR family oxidoreductase, with the protein MHVDGTRAVLEAARRAGVRRVVLLSFLRARPDTRSGYHQTKWEAEELVRAAGLEYTVLKSGMIYGPGDHMVDHVARAVRTFPVFATVGFRERRARPLPIADAIDVLVAALEGRMPNQTVALMGAEELELGAAVRRIAEVAGGHPLYVPARRSGASASSRR; encoded by the coding sequence GTGCACGTCGACGGAACGCGGGCGGTCCTCGAGGCCGCTCGGCGCGCGGGCGTACGCCGGGTCGTGCTGCTGAGCTTCCTGCGCGCACGCCCCGACACCCGCTCCGGCTACCACCAGACCAAGTGGGAGGCGGAGGAGCTCGTCCGAGCCGCGGGCCTGGAGTACACCGTGCTGAAGTCGGGGATGATCTACGGCCCGGGCGATCACATGGTCGACCATGTCGCCCGAGCGGTGCGCACCTTCCCCGTCTTCGCGACGGTCGGCTTCCGCGAGCGGCGCGCACGCCCCCTGCCCATCGCGGACGCGATCGACGTGCTGGTCGCCGCCCTCGAGGGACGGATGCCGAACCAGACCGTCGCTCTGATGGGTGCCGAAGAGCTCGAGCTCGGCGCCGCCGTCCGACGTATCGCCGAGGTCGCCGGCGGGCACCCGCTGTATGTCCCGGCCCGCCGGTCTGGAGCATCCGCGTCCTCGCGCAGGTGA
- a CDS encoding RNA-binding S4 domain-containing protein gives MSGPEPQDIHVGSDGIRLNPFLKFAGILDSGGDAKEAIIDGYVAVNGEVERRRGRQLRVGDVVTFEGRSFRVQA, from the coding sequence ATGAGCGGCCCCGAACCCCAGGACATCCACGTCGGCAGCGACGGCATCCGACTGAATCCGTTCTTGAAGTTCGCCGGCATCCTCGACTCCGGCGGTGACGCCAAGGAGGCGATCATCGACGGCTACGTCGCGGTCAACGGCGAGGTGGAGCGTCGCCGCGGTCGGCAGCTCCGGGTCGGCGACGTGGTGACCTTCGAGGGGCGATCCTTCCGGGTGCAGGCCTGA
- a CDS encoding ArsR/SmtB family transcription factor encodes MDRIAGLEEAAELFKVLGNESRLALVWLLSREPLTVTALAEQAALSQPLVSQHLRTLRQAGLVSSEREGKEIRYALADQHVAHVVLDAIAHVQEPTDQGNEQ; translated from the coding sequence GTGGACAGGATCGCGGGGCTCGAAGAAGCCGCTGAGCTGTTCAAGGTTCTCGGCAACGAGTCGCGTCTCGCGCTCGTGTGGCTGCTGAGCCGCGAACCGCTCACGGTCACCGCTCTCGCGGAGCAAGCCGCCCTGTCGCAGCCGTTGGTGTCGCAACACCTGCGGACACTGCGACAGGCGGGTTTGGTGAGCTCGGAACGCGAGGGCAAGGAGATCCGCTACGCCCTCGCCGACCAGCACGTCGCGCACGTCGTGCTCGATGCGATCGCCCACGTCCAGGAACCGACCGACCAGGGGAACGAACAATGA
- a CDS encoding YtxH domain-containing protein has product MEGWDLVFGVVIGVALATLMAQSGREEVWRRQADEIRDAARFGWMRVNGPHGGGGANENRS; this is encoded by the coding sequence GTGGAAGGTTGGGACCTCGTCTTCGGGGTGGTCATCGGTGTCGCGCTCGCGACACTCATGGCCCAAAGTGGGCGTGAGGAGGTGTGGCGCCGCCAGGCGGATGAGATTCGCGACGCCGCGCGGTTCGGCTGGATGCGTGTGAACGGGCCGCATGGTGGAGGGGGCGCAAACGAGAACCGTTCTTGA
- the ykgO gene encoding type B 50S ribosomal protein L36 has translation MKVRASIKSLKKQPGAQVVRRRGKIFVINKLNPRFKGRQA, from the coding sequence ATGAAGGTGCGCGCGTCGATCAAGTCCCTGAAGAAGCAGCCCGGCGCACAGGTGGTGCGTCGGCGCGGCAAGATCTTCGTCATCAACAAGCTGAACCCCCGCTTCAAAGGGCGCCAGGCCTGA